DNA from Halorarum salinum:
CAGGGGGAAGGGCCAGGCGATCCGCGAGGCGGTCCGCGAGCGCGTCGACACCGAGTTCGTCCTCATGGCCGACGCCGACGGCACGTACCGCCCGGAGGACGCCGACGCGATGCTCGAACCCCTCTTCGAGGGGCGGGCCGAACACGTCGTCGGCGACCGCTTCGCGAACATGCACGAGGACGCGATGACGGCGTTTAACCGGGTCGGCAACCGGGCGTTCAACTGGCTCTTCGGCCTGATCCACCGCGAGGACTTCGGCGACATCCTCTCGGGCTACCGCGCGTTCACCCGCGACTCCTTCCGGCGGCTGGCGCTCTCGGCGGACGGGTTTGGCATCGAGACGGAGCTGTCGGTCGAGTGTGCGCGCCACGGCGTCCCGACGGCGGTCGTCCCCGTCACGTACCTCCCGCGGCCGAACGGGTCGAACACGAACCTCCACCCCGTGAAGGACGGCGGCATCATCCTCATGGCCATCTACCGGCAGGCGAAGACCTCCAACCCGCTGTTCTACTTCGGCAGCGCGGGGATGCTCACCGGCCTGTTCGGCGTGGCCGTCGCGGCCTTCGTCGCCTACGACTGGTTCGTGAACGGCGTTCCCCACGAGGTGCTCGCGGTGGTCTCGGGCGTCTCGCTCATCTTCGGCGTCCAGTTGCTCATCTTCGGCGTGCTCTCGGACCTGATCGTGACGCTCCACCGGGAGACGCTCGACCGCATCGAGAACGACGATTAGAACGGCAACAGCGCCCGGATCCGACCGATCACGGAGTTCGCGGCCCGCTCGCGCCGCGCCTCGAACACCGGGTGCAACTGGTCGAGCAGTTCCGACTCGCTCCCGAACCGGTCCTGCGGGAGGTTCGCGATCGCCTCCTCCAGTTCGAGCGTGTTGCCCGACGCGTCGTACGGGACCGCCGTCTCGTCCACCGCGGCGAGCACCTCCTCGGTCGTCGCCGGGAACGTCACGCCTGCCTCGTCGAGTCGGGCGTTCAGCGCCGCGATGCCGAACTCGACGGCGTCCGGACTCCCGGAGTTCCCCTGCGGCGGTCTGATGGCCATCACCGACGGCTTTGCCCCCCGGGAACTAAAACGCCGGGGCGACGCGACGCGGGGAGCGGGATCGGGGCGATCGATCCGACCGACGGGGAACCGGACCGGAGTGGCAGCCACGCCGGACCGACGAGGCGACCGCGCCGAACCGCCGAGACGGTCACGTCGGGCGCCGCGCTTATGCCGGCGTCGCCCCCACCGGACGGTATGACCGAGTACACCACCGTCTCCATCCCGAAGGACCTCGCCGAGCGGGTCGAACAGACCATCGAGGGGACCAGCTTCTCCTCGACGAGCGACCTGGTCCGGTTCCTGCTGCGCAGCATCGTCATCCAGCACCAGAAGCAGGGGACGCTGACGGAGGCCGAGTTCGACGAGATCACCGACCAGCTTCGGGATCTGGGCTACCTGGAGTAGCTCGGCCGGGTCAAGGCTCCCCGAGGCGTTCCTCGGGCGGTTCGGCGTCGACGATCGCGAGGTCGACGCCCCGCCCGCGCCGGTCGTAGGCGTACACGTCCCCCTCCTCGTAGGGGGGCACGGCGACGAGCACCGCGCCGGCGAGGTCGTCCGCCTCGGTGAGCGCCGGATCGCCGTCGGTGTGGGAGACGAACCGTGCGCGCCCCGTGGGCGTCCCGAGATCCATCCCGAAGACGGCGCGGACCGACCCGCCGGCCTCCGGGAGGTAAAAGTGCGTGAGCACGGGCGTCTCCGGGTCGGCGCCGCCCGTGTCCCCGCCCAGTTCGCCGGCGGGCGTCGTATCGAGCAGCACGTTCACCGGTTCGGGGTCCTCCGCGGACGCCCGCTCCAGCAACACCGTCAGCAACCCGCGCGTGAGGAGTACCACGGACCACCTGTGGACGGGCTGACCAATGAATCCGCCGGCCGTCGGCCGACGTAGGTTCCTCCCCGTGGCGGAACGGACGGACCGCGGGGTCCCCGAACCCGGATCAGCCGAGCAGCGACCGGAGGGTCCGCAGGTACAGCCCCGGCGCGTTCGTCCGCGCCCCGCGGAGCGCCGTCTCCAGGGCCCCGGTCGCACCCTCGTGGACGCCGACGCCGTGGCCCACGAGCACCCGGTCGGGGGATCGACCGCCCAGCGTGGCGCGCGGGGGCGTCAATCGGAGCATCGGGTGGACGCCGAGCCGTTCCCCCCGCGCGAGGAAGTACGGCGAGGTGCCGACGGCCTCGGGCACGTACAGCGTCCCCGACCGCTCGTCGACGAGCCCCACCTCCTGCCACGGCGGGAACGACGCGTCACGGACCCGGAACGCCTCCAGCCCGCCGAGTTCCCGCCCGAAGCGCCGGACGGGCGCGTCGAGGTCCGCGGCGACGCCCGTCATCCAGTCCGGGACGTACACGGGGACGTCGTGGCGGGTCGCCACCGCGACGGCGTCGCGCCGGTGGCGGTCCAGACAGACGACCGTCCCCGCGACCTCCCCGTCCAGGTCCGCGAGCAGATCGTCGACGCCGGGCGCGTCGACCGGGTCCAGGACCCACACGTCGCCCTCGACCGAGAGCGCGTGGCTCGCCCGTCGCATCGACTCCTCGGGGTGGGCGAGCCAGCCGACGCCGCCGTCGAACCGGTCCACCGCGGTCAGGTCGGGCTCGTCGGACGCTTTCATCGGCATGGGCGCGCAGTCGGTCGCCGCGGGCTTAAGTGCCATCGCCGCGGACCTCCACGGGTGAACCGGACCCCCGCGCTCGCACACCTGGCGCTGGAGGTGTGTGATCTCGACCGGGCCGCCCGCTTCTACGCGGATCGGCTCGGGCTGACGCCCGGACGTCGAAACGGGACGGAACTGGCGTTCGACGTCGGCGGGACGGACCTCGTCTGCCGGCGGCCGGACTCGGTTCCCCGCGGCGGCCTCCACGTCCACTTCGCCTTCGAGACGCCGGGATCGGAGTACGACGCCTGGCGGGCGCGCTTTCCAGACGCCGAGGAGGTCGAGTTCGGCTCGTTCCGGTCGGTGTACCCCTTCGACGAGGACGGCCACTGCGCCGAGATCGGCGGACTGGCGGACGGGGGCGAGGGGATCGTCGGCGTGTTCGAGGTGGTCCTCGAGGTCGCGAACGTCGACGCGGCCGAACGGTCCTACCGCGCGCTGGGATTC
Protein-coding regions in this window:
- the aglJ gene encoding S-layer glycoprotein N-glycosyltransferase AglJ, with amino-acid sequence MNRDAVTVLLPAYDEAETVGDVVADFREHGFERVLVVDGESTDGTRARAEAAGARVMIQSGRGKGQAIREAVRERVDTEFVLMADADGTYRPEDADAMLEPLFEGRAEHVVGDRFANMHEDAMTAFNRVGNRAFNWLFGLIHREDFGDILSGYRAFTRDSFRRLALSADGFGIETELSVECARHGVPTAVVPVTYLPRPNGSNTNLHPVKDGGIILMAIYRQAKTSNPLFYFGSAGMLTGLFGVAVAAFVAYDWFVNGVPHEVLAVVSGVSLIFGVQLLIFGVLSDLIVTLHRETLDRIENDD
- a CDS encoding ribbon-helix-helix domain-containing protein, translating into MTEYTTVSIPKDLAERVEQTIEGTSFSSTSDLVRFLLRSIVIQHQKQGTLTEAEFDEITDQLRDLGYLE
- a CDS encoding MPN domain-containing protein, whose amino-acid sequence is MVLLTRGLLTVLLERASAEDPEPVNVLLDTTPAGELGGDTGGADPETPVLTHFYLPEAGGSVRAVFGMDLGTPTGRARFVSHTDGDPALTEADDLAGAVLVAVPPYEEGDVYAYDRRGRGVDLAIVDAEPPEERLGEP
- a CDS encoding VOC family protein, with protein sequence MNRTPALAHLALEVCDLDRAARFYADRLGLTPGRRNGTELAFDVGGTDLVCRRPDSVPRGGLHVHFAFETPGSEYDAWRARFPDAEEVEFGSFRSVYPFDEDGHCAEIGGLADGGEGIVGVFEVVLEVANVDAAERSYRALGFEPVDRGVERRRVRLRGPAAPDVEGDDATGDGPRPFDLELWEPQLGLAGARGGVHVDLGIRVADPAAAAERAFGDLPSVRTLEREDGRVELYDPDGHHLVLIPA